The sequence TTAAGATCATAATATGGTAATGGGTTAGCACCGAAATCATATTCAGTGATATTAGCTGAAATTTTGCTTTTAAAATAATCAACTAAGTGATTTGATTGAGAGTTAGCGGCCAAAATACTAGACTTAATAACTAATACATTTTTCATTGGGAATCCTTTTAAGTATCAAAAATTGTGATTAGTTTATATCTAATAATAAAAAGATAAAGAGAAAAAATGTGAATAAATTATTTACTCATAAGAAACAATTACAAGCGGTGATCTTTTAGCAATTTTTTGCAAAATAAAAACCCCGATATTTCTATCGGGGTTTTAGGCTCAAACTTAATTAGATTATTCCGCTGCTGCTTCTGCTGCAACTTCCGGACGATCTACTAACTCAATGTATGCCATTGGTGCATTATCGCCTGCACGGAAACCACATTTTAAGATGCGGGTGTAACCACCAGCACGATTTGCAAAACGCGGACCTAATTCATTGAATAATTTAGCAACTGTATCAACGTTGCGTGTACGGGCAAAAGCTAAACGGCGATTTGCAACGCTATCTGCTTTAGCTAAAGTAATTAACGGTTCAACTACACGACGTAACTCTTTTGCTTTTGGTAAAGTTGTCTTGATGATCTCATGTTCAACTAGAGAACTTGCCATATTACGGAACATCGCTTGGCGATGGCTGCTGTTACGGTTTAATTGACGTCCACTCTTACGATGGCGCATAACCTATTCCTTCTTAGAAAATCTATACCGAAACTAGTCTTCTGCAATACTTGCAGGTGGCCAGTTTTCAAGGCGCATACCGAGTGATAAGCCACGAGAAGCAAGAACATCTTTAATCTCTGTAAGAGATTTTTTACCCAAGTTAGGGGTTTTAAGTAGTTCAACTTCTGTACGTTGGACTAAATCACCGATATAGTGAATTGTCTCTGCTTTCAAACAGTTAGCAGAACGAACTGTCAGCTCTAAGTCATCTACTGGACGAAGAAGAATAGGATCAAACTCCGGTTTTTCTTCTTTCACTTCAGGCTGACGAACATCACGCAAATCAACGAATGCAGCAAGTTGTTCTGCTAAAATCGTTGCAGCACGACGGATAGCTTCTTCTGGATCTAATGTACCATTAGTTTCCATCTCAATAACTAATTTATCTAAGTCTGTACGTTGTTCAACACGAGCAGCTTCGACATTATAAGCAATGCGATCTACTGGGCTGAAACGTGCATCTACCAATAAACGACCAATTGGGCGGTCATCGTTTTGAGTATGAAGACGTGCAGATGCAGGCACATAACCACGACCACGTTGAACTCGAATACGCATATTAATTGACGCATTCTTATCTGTTAAATTACAGATAACATGATCGGGATTTACAATTTCCACATCGCCATCGTGTGTGATGTCGGCTGCAGTTACAGGGCCAATTCCAGATTTATTTAGTGTCAAAATAATATCATCTTTATTTTGCACTTTTACCGCTAGACCTTTAAGGTTTAATAATACCTCAAGAATATCTTCCTGAACGCCTTCTTTGCTGCTGTATTCATGTAATACACCATCAATTTCAACTTCAGTAACTGCACAACCCGGCATAGATGAAAGTAAAATGCGGCGAAGTGCGTTACCTAACGTATGGCCAAAACCACGCTCTAACGGCTCTAATGTCACTTTAGCATGAGTTGAGCTTACTTGCTCAATATTCACTAAGTGTGGCTTTAAAAATTCTGTCACAGAACCCTGCATTTTTTCCTCTCTTTGCGGTTAAGCTAACTATTATTTAGAGTAAAGCTCAACAATCAGATGTTCATTAATATCTGCTGATAGATCAGAACGCTCAGGACGACGTTTAAATACGCCTTCCATTTTAGTTGCGTCAACTTCTAACCATGTTGGTTTTTCACGTTGAGTAGCTAATTCTAATGATGCCTTAATACGTGCTTGTTTTTTCGATTTTTCACGAACAGCAACCACATCATCAACAGAAACTTGGAATGAAGGAATGTTTACTACACGACCGTTTACTACGATAGATTTGTGGCTAACAAGTTGGCGTGCTTCAGCACGAGTTGCAGCAAAACCCATACGATAAACTACGTTATCTAAACGACCTTCTAATAATACTAATAAGTTTTCACCTGTATTACCTTTTAAGCGATTCGCTTCTGTATAATAGTTACGGAATTGACGCTCTAAGATACCATAAATACGGCGAACTTTTTGTTTTTCACGTAATTGACTACCGTAGTCAGATAAACGTGGCTTGCGAGCACCATGCTGACCAGGAGCTACATCAAGTCTATTTCTACATTTTGATTCAATCGCACGAACGCCTGATTTTAAGAATAAATCAGTACCTTCACGACGGCTTAGCTTGAGCTTAGGACCCAAATATCTTGCCATTTTCTTTCTCCAATTATTCTAACGTCAATTATACGCGACGTTTTTTCGGTGGACGACAACCGTTATGAGGAATCGGAGTCACATCTGTAATGTTCGTGATACGGAAACCCGCTGCATTTAATGCACGGATTGTAGATTCACGACCTGGACCCGGACCTTTAACCATAACTTCCAAATTCTTTAAACCAAACTCTTTAACCATTTCTGCACAACGCTCTGCAGCAACTTGAGCAGCAAATGGAGTTGATTTACGAGAACCACGGAAACCTGAACCACCTGCAGTTGCCCATGCTAGAGCGTTACCTTGACGGTCAGTAATAGTAACGATTGTGTTATTGAAAGATGCGTGGATATGAGCTACGCCATCTGCAATCTGTTTTTTAACGCGCTTACGTGCGCGAACTGGTGTTTTAGCCATTATTTATCTACTCCGACTATTTTTTGATCGGTTTGCGTGGACCTTTACGGGTACGCGCATTAGTCTTAGTACGTTGACCACGTACCGGTAAACTACGACGATGACGTAAACCACGGTAGCAACCTAGGTCTAAAAGACGTTTGATGCTTAAAGTCACTTCACGACGTAAATCACCTTCGACAGTAAATTTACCAACTTCTTCACGCAGTTTTTCAATCTGCTCTTCAGACAATTCTCTGATCTTTACATCTTCAGCAATACCCGTTGCAGCACAAATTGCTTTAGCACGAGTTTTACCGATACCGTAAATTGCAGTTAATGCGATTACAGTGTGTTTTTGATCAGGAATGTTAATGCCTGCAATACGGGCCACTATGCACTCCTATTATTTAAGTTTATTGATATACTGATCTTGAAAAGCCCGTTTCAGGATACTCAAACAGTATATCAGGACGAATGAGCTGAGCAGTATAACTGCTCAGCAGGTTCTTTGCAAGAAATATGCGTAAAATTAACCTTGACGTTGTTTGTGTTTAGGATCGCTACAAATTACACGAACCACACCTTCACGTTTGATTACTTTACAATTACGGCACATTCTTTTAACTGAAGCACGAACTTTCATTGCTTATCCTTTGTTAAGGGCTTATTGACCTAAGCCTTTTAAGTTAGCTTTCTTCAACACAGAATCATATTGTTGAGACATTAAATGACTCTGAACCTGTGCGATGAAATCCATAATAACAACCACTACAATTAATAAAGAGGTTCCACCTAATTGGAATGGAACTTTCCATAATGATGTAATGATATAAGGAACCAAACAAACAAAAGTAATATACAACGCACCGATTAAAGTTAAGCGCGTCATTACTTTATCAATATAACGAGATGTTTGTTCGCCTGGTCGATAACCTGGTACAAACGCACCTGATTTCTTAAGATTATCCGCTGTATCACGAGGATTATACTGCATTCCTGTATAGAAGAATGCGAAGAAAATCACTGCCATTGTAAATAGTACAATATACAATGGTTGACCTGGCTGTAATAGTTGTGAAAGGTTAAATAACCATTCAAAACCTTCACTTTGACCAAACCATTGAGTAATACTTGCAGGGAATAAAATAATACTTGAAGCAAAAATTGCCGGTATTACGCCTGCCATATTAACTTTAAGTGGTAAGTGAGAAGATCTTGCAGGTGCCATCATTCTACCTTGCTGGCGACTTGCATAATTCACAACAATTCTTCTTTGTCCACGTTCAACAAAAACAACAAAATAGGTTACTGCAAATGCAATTATTGCTACTAGTAATAATACAATGAAAGACAGCTCACCTTGGCGAGTTTGTTCAATTGTCTGCCCAATTGTTGCAGGAAGATCTGCAACAATACCTGCAAAAATAATCAATGAGATACCGTTTCCGATACCACGTTCAGTGATTTGCTCACCTAGCCACATTAGAAACATAGTTCCCGTTACTAAGCTAATTACAGAAGTTATATAGAATAACATACTTGGATTAGGAACTAATCCTTGTACCATATTCGGTAGGGCTAGTGAAATACCAATAGACTGAATAAATGCTAATAGCAATGTACCATATCGCGTATATTTGCTAATTTTTCTACGACCAGCCTCACCTTCTTTTTTCAATTCAGCTAAAGGGGGATGAATCGCTGTCAATAATTGAATAATAATTGACGCTGAAATATAAGGCATAATACCTAATGCAAATATAGATGCACGGCTTAAAGCACCACCAGAGAACATATTAAACATATCAATGATGGTGCCTTGCTGTTGTCGAATTAATTCGGATAATACAGAAGCATCAATGCCAGGAACAGGTATAAAAGAACCGATACGGAAAACGATTAACGCACCTAAAACAAATAACAATCTTGATTTAAGCTCGCCAGTCCCTTTTTGTGTACTACCTTGGTACCCTGGTTGCTTTGCCATCTATTATTCCTCGATAGAACCGCCAGCAGCTTCGATAGCAGCTTTAGCACCTTTAGTTACACGTAAGCCTTTAACCACAACTGCTTTTTCAATTTTACCAGCTAAAATAACTTTAGCTGATAAAATATCTTTAGTAATGATATTAGCTGCTTTTAACGCATCTAAAGTTACTTCGTTACCATCTACTTTAGCTAAGTCGTTTAAACGAATTTCAGCTACGCGTAATGCTTGTAGTGAAGTAAAACCAAATTTTGGTAAACGACGGTATAAAGGCATTTGACCACCCTCGAAACCACGGCGAACTTTCCCACCTGAACGAGATTTTTGACCTTTATGACCACGACCACCAGTTTTACCTAAACCAGAACCAATACCGCGACCTAAACGTTTTGCACTGTGCTTAGCACCTTCAGCCGGAGAAAGAGAATTTAAACGCATTCTATTATTCCTCCACTTTAACCATATAAGATACTTGATTGATCATACCACGCACTGCTGGTGTATCTTCAAGTTCTACAGTATGACGAATATGACGAAGACCTAAGCCTTTTAACGTTGCTTTATGTTTCGGTAAACGAGCGATAGAGCTACGAGTTTGAGTTACTTTAATTTTTGCCATATCCAATTACCCCAAAATTTCTTCAACTGTTTTGCCACGTTTTGCAGCAACCATTTCAGGTGATTTCATGTTCTCAAGTGCATCAATTGTTGCACGAACAACGTTAATTGGGTTGGTTGAACCGTACGCTTTAGAAAGAACGTTACGAACACCTGCTACTTCTAACACAGCACGCATTGCACCACCAGCGATGATACCAGTACCTTCGCTTGCTGGTTGCATAAATACACGTGAACCAGTGTGTGAACCTTTAACAGGATGTTGTAATGTTCCTTCATTTAAAGCTACATTAATCATATTGCGACGAGCTTTTTCCATCGCTTTTTGGATTGCTGCTGGAACTTCACGTGCTTTACCGTAACCAAAACCTACACGACCGTTACCATCGCCCACTACTGTTAAAGCAGTGAAACTCATAATACGACCACCTTTTACGGTTTTAGATACACGGTTAACCGCGATTAGCTTTTCCTGCAGTTCACCAGCTTGTTTTTCGATGTTTGACATCTCAAATTCCTCTATTAGAACTGAAGACCAGCTTCACGAGCAGCATCTGCTAATGATTGTACACGACCGTGGTATTTGAAACCTGAACGATCGAATGCAACCGCTTGAATACCTTTGGCAATCGCACGCTCAGCAACGATTTTACCCACTACTGCTGCGGCTTCTTTATTACCAGTATATTTAACTTGCTCTTTAATTACTTTCTCAACAGTTGAAGCTGCTGCTAAAACTTCTGAGCCGTTTGGTGCGATAACCTGCGCATAGATATGACGCGGGGTACGATGCACGACTAAGCGTGTTGCACCTTGCTCTCTCATTAAGTGACGTGCACGGCTTGCACGACGGATACGAGCTACTTTCTTATCCATAGTGTTACCTTACTTTACTTTTTCTTCGCTTCTTTAGTACGTACTACTTCATCAGAGTAACGTACACCTTTACCTTTATAAGGCTCAGGTTTGCGGTATGCACGAATATCTGCTGCCACTTGACCGATTAACTGTTTGTCAGCACTTTTCAGAATAATTTCTGTTTGTGATGGACATTCACCAGTTACGCCTGCTGGCAACGCATGTTCTACAGGGTGTGAGAAACCTAAACTTAAAGCAACTGAGTTGCCTTTCATTTGGGCTCTGTAACCAACACCCACTAATTGCAATTTCTTAGTAAAGCCTTCAGTAACACCGATAACCATAGCATTAACAAGTGCACGAGCAGTACCTGCTTGCGCATCTGCATTAGCAACACCTTCACGAGGTGCAAAAGTTAATGCGTTAGCGTCATGTTTTACTTCAACTGCATGATGAATTTCGCGAGATAACTCGCCGTTTTTACCTTTAACTGTTAATAGCTGACCGTTAAGTTTTACCTCAACACCGGCAGGAATATTAACAGGTGCTTTTGCAACACGAGACATTTTTCCTACCTCTCTATTATGCTACGTAACAGATAATTTCACCGCCTAAACCTGCTTGACGAGCAGCACGGTCGGTCATTACACCTTTAGATGTAGAAACAACTGCAATACCTAAACCACCCATTACTTTTGGTAACTCGTCTTTACGTTTGTAAATACGAAGACCAGGACGGCTCACACGTTGAATACTTTCTACAACTGGTTTATTTTGGAAATATTTTAAAGTAATTTCCAGTTCAGGTTTTGCACCCTCAACAACTTTAACGCTTTCGATATAACCTTCTTCAGCTAAAACATTTGCAATAGCAACTTTTAACTTAGATGAAGGCATACTGATTGCAACTTTGTTCGCAGCTTGACCGTTACGAATACGGGTCAGCATATCTGCGATTGGATCTTGCATGCTCATGTATTTACTCCCATGATTCCAAATTAAAAGAGGTTATTACCAGCTAGCTTTCTTAAGACCCGGGATTTCGCCACGCATTGCAGCTTCACGGACTTTAATACGGCTTAAACCAAACTTACGAAGTACACCATGTGGACGACCAGTTTGACGGCAACGATTACGCTGACGAATCGGGCTAGAATCACGTGGAAGTGTTTGTAATTTTAACACTGCATCCCAACGTTCTCCATCTGAAGAGTTTACATCAGAGATGATTTTCTTTAACTCTTCACGTTTTGCGTAGAATTTATCAGCTAATTTAGCACGTTTTACATCACGTGCGATCATTGATTGTTTTGCCACGATAACCTACCTTATTTACGGAATGGGAAATTGAAAGCCGCTAATAAAGCTTGACCTTCTTCATCGCTTTTCGCTGTTGTGGTAATAGTAATATCTAAACCACGTACACGATCTACTTTATCGTAGTCGATTTCAGGGAAAATGATTTGTTCACGAACACCCATACTGTAATTACCACGACCATCGAATGACTTAGCGTTTAAACCACGGAAGTCACGGATACGTGGAACAGCGATAGTAATCAATCTTTCAAAGAATTCCCACATACGTTCACCACGTAGGGTTACTTTGCATCCGATTGGATATCCCTGACGGATTTTAAAGCCTGCAACAGATTTGCGTGCTTTTGTAATTAAAGGTTTTTGACCGCTGATTGCTGTTAAATCTGCTACTGCGTTATCTAACAGTTTTTTGTCGGTCAATGCTTCACCCACACCCATATTCAGGGTTATCTTTTCGATTCGTGGGACTTGCATGACAGATGAGTAGTTGAATTTCTCTTTTAATTCATTAACTACTGTATCTCTGTAGTAATCATGCAGTTTCGCCATCGCATTACTCCAGTTAATTAAATGATTTCATTATTAGATTTGAAGAAACGTACTTTTTTGCCGTCTTCAATTCTAAAACCTACACGGTCAGCTTTATTTGTTGCCGGGTTAAAGATTGCAACGTTTGACGCATCAATCGCAGCTTCTTTTTTCACTAAACCACCAGCTTTACCTAATGCTGGAACTGGTTTTTCATGTTTAGTGATTATGTTGATCCCTTCAACAACCACTTTACCATTTGGTAACACAGAAGTTACCTTACCACGTTTGCCCTTGTCTTTACCAGCAAGAACAATTACTTCATCGTTTTGACGGATTTTAGCAGCCATTACATTCTCTCCTTACAGTACTTCTGGAGCTAAAGAGATGATTTTCATAAACTTCTCAGAACGAAGTTCACGAGTCACCGGTCCAAAAATACGAGTACCGATTGGTTGCTCTGTGTTATTGTTTAAAATTACACAAGCGTTGCCATCGAAACGAATAACTGCGCCATCTGGGCGACGAACACCCTTCTTGGTGCGCACAACAACTGCTTTTAACACATCACCTTTTTTAACTTTACCGCGTGGAATTGCTTCTTTTACAGTAACTTTAATGATATCGCCAATAGCAGCGTAACGACGGTGCGATCCACCTAGAACCTTGATACACATTACGCTACGAGCCCCTGAGTTATCAGCAACATCCAGCATAGTCTGTTCTTGGATCATATTAGTGCTCCGTTAAATAAAAAAAACACCCTTTCGGGACGAACCTGTTTACACTATATAAACAGGATGCAAAATATACTACAAAATAGAGGAATTAATCAAGTTATTTTTAAGGATTATTTTCTTTCCTGTAGCACCATTTAGATTTATATTTCTAAAGTAAAATATAAATACTCAAAGCTTTAAACAAGCGGTCAAAAAATCCTAATTTTTTGCAAAAGCAATGAGACTAAAATAAAAACCTCGGTAGTAACCGAGGTTTTTATTTGATAATAGTTAATTAAGCAACAATTGCTTTTTCAACTACACGAACTAAAGTCCAAGATTTAGTTTTTGAAACAGGACGACATTCCTTAATTTCAACAACATCACCTAATTTAGCTTCGTTGTTTTCATCGTGTACATGAAGTTTAGTTGTACGACGGATAAACTTACCATAGATTGGATGTTTAACTGTACGTTCGATAGCAACCACAAATGATTTGTCCATTTTGTCGCTAACCACTTTACCTTGTACTGTACGAATTTTATCAGTCATTATTCACCCGCCTTTTCGGTTAATACAGTTTTAACTTGTGCAATGCTACGACGCACTTGTTTTAACTGGTGGGTTTGTTGAAGCTGACCGGTGGCTGCTTGCATACGCAATTTGAATTGTTCACCTAAAAGGTTCACTAACTCACCATTCAGCTCTTCAACACTTTTATTACGTAGTTCTTGAGCTTTCATTACATCACCGTTTTAGTTACAAATGTGGTTTTGAACGGAAGTTTAGCTGCCGCTAATGCGAATGCGTTACGAGCAACTTCTTCAGATACACCATCCATTTCATAGAGAACTTTACCCGGTTGGATTAAGGCTACCCAGTATTCAACGTTACCTTTACCTTTACCCATACGGACTTCTAATGGTTTTTCAGTGATTGGTTTGTCTGGGAACACGCGGATCCAGATTTTACCTTGACGTTTTACTGCACGGCTCATCGCACGACGAGCAGCTTCAATTTGACGAGCAGTTAAACGACCACGACCAATCG comes from Mannheimia granulomatis and encodes:
- the rplF gene encoding 50S ribosomal protein L6, which gives rise to MSRVAKAPVNIPAGVEVKLNGQLLTVKGKNGELSREIHHAVEVKHDANALTFAPREGVANADAQAGTARALVNAMVIGVTEGFTKKLQLVGVGYRAQMKGNSVALSLGFSHPVEHALPAGVTGECPSQTEIILKSADKQLIGQVAADIRAYRKPEPYKGKGVRYSDEVVRTKEAKKK
- the rplN gene encoding 50S ribosomal protein L14 → MIQEQTMLDVADNSGARSVMCIKVLGGSHRRYAAIGDIIKVTVKEAIPRGKVKKGDVLKAVVVRTKKGVRRPDGAVIRFDGNACVILNNNTEQPIGTRIFGPVTRELRSEKFMKIISLAPEVL
- the rpsK gene encoding 30S ribosomal protein S11 translates to MAKTPVRARKRVKKQIADGVAHIHASFNNTIVTITDRQGNALAWATAGGSGFRGSRKSTPFAAQVAAERCAEMVKEFGLKNLEVMVKGPGPGRESTIRALNAAGFRITNITDVTPIPHNGCRPPKKRRV
- the secY gene encoding preprotein translocase subunit SecY — encoded protein: MAKQPGYQGSTQKGTGELKSRLLFVLGALIVFRIGSFIPVPGIDASVLSELIRQQQGTIIDMFNMFSGGALSRASIFALGIMPYISASIIIQLLTAIHPPLAELKKEGEAGRRKISKYTRYGTLLLAFIQSIGISLALPNMVQGLVPNPSMLFYITSVISLVTGTMFLMWLGEQITERGIGNGISLIIFAGIVADLPATIGQTIEQTRQGELSFIVLLLVAIIAFAVTYFVVFVERGQRRIVVNYASRQQGRMMAPARSSHLPLKVNMAGVIPAIFASSIILFPASITQWFGQSEGFEWLFNLSQLLQPGQPLYIVLFTMAVIFFAFFYTGMQYNPRDTADNLKKSGAFVPGYRPGEQTSRYIDKVMTRLTLIGALYITFVCLVPYIITSLWKVPFQLGGTSLLIVVVVIMDFIAQVQSHLMSQQYDSVLKKANLKGLGQ
- a CDS encoding DNA-directed RNA polymerase subunit alpha, whose product is MQGSVTEFLKPHLVNIEQVSSTHAKVTLEPLERGFGHTLGNALRRILLSSMPGCAVTEVEIDGVLHEYSSKEGVQEDILEVLLNLKGLAVKVQNKDDIILTLNKSGIGPVTAADITHDGDVEIVNPDHVICNLTDKNASINMRIRVQRGRGYVPASARLHTQNDDRPIGRLLVDARFSPVDRIAYNVEAARVEQRTDLDKLVIEMETNGTLDPEEAIRRAATILAEQLAAFVDLRDVRQPEVKEEKPEFDPILLRPVDDLELTVRSANCLKAETIHYIGDLVQRTEVELLKTPNLGKKSLTEIKDVLASRGLSLGMRLENWPPASIAED
- the rpsQ gene encoding 30S ribosomal protein S17 — protein: MTDKIRTVQGKVVSDKMDKSFVVAIERTVKHPIYGKFIRRTTKLHVHDENNEAKLGDVVEIKECRPVSKTKSWTLVRVVEKAIVA
- the rplO gene encoding 50S ribosomal protein L15, with amino-acid sequence MRLNSLSPAEGAKHSAKRLGRGIGSGLGKTGGRGHKGQKSRSGGKVRRGFEGGQMPLYRRLPKFGFTSLQALRVAEIRLNDLAKVDGNEVTLDALKAANIITKDILSAKVILAGKIEKAVVVKGLRVTKGAKAAIEAAGGSIEE
- the rpmD gene encoding 50S ribosomal protein L30 gives rise to the protein MAKIKVTQTRSSIARLPKHKATLKGLGLRHIRHTVELEDTPAVRGMINQVSYMVKVEE
- the rplR gene encoding 50S ribosomal protein L18; amino-acid sequence: MDKKVARIRRASRARHLMREQGATRLVVHRTPRHIYAQVIAPNGSEVLAAASTVEKVIKEQVKYTGNKEAAAVVGKIVAERAIAKGIQAVAFDRSGFKYHGRVQSLADAAREAGLQF
- the rpmJ gene encoding 50S ribosomal protein L36 → MKVRASVKRMCRNCKVIKREGVVRVICSDPKHKQRQG
- the rpmC gene encoding 50S ribosomal protein L29, whose product is MKAQELRNKSVEELNGELVNLLGEQFKLRMQAATGQLQQTHQLKQVRRSIAQVKTVLTEKAGE
- the rpsD gene encoding 30S ribosomal protein S4, producing MARYLGPKLKLSRREGTDLFLKSGVRAIESKCRNRLDVAPGQHGARKPRLSDYGSQLREKQKVRRIYGILERQFRNYYTEANRLKGNTGENLLVLLEGRLDNVVYRMGFAATRAEARQLVSHKSIVVNGRVVNIPSFQVSVDDVVAVREKSKKQARIKASLELATQREKPTWLEVDATKMEGVFKRRPERSDLSADINEHLIVELYSK
- the rplX gene encoding 50S ribosomal protein L24, which produces MAAKIRQNDEVIVLAGKDKGKRGKVTSVLPNGKVVVEGINIITKHEKPVPALGKAGGLVKKEAAIDASNVAIFNPATNKADRVGFRIEDGKKVRFFKSNNEII
- the rpsM gene encoding 30S ribosomal protein S13 — protein: MARIAGINIPDQKHTVIALTAIYGIGKTRAKAICAATGIAEDVKIRELSEEQIEKLREEVGKFTVEGDLRREVTLSIKRLLDLGCYRGLRHRRSLPVRGQRTKTNARTRKGPRKPIKK
- the rplQ gene encoding 50S ribosomal protein L17; translation: MRHRKSGRQLNRNSSHRQAMFRNMASSLVEHEIIKTTLPKAKELRRVVEPLITLAKADSVANRRLAFARTRNVDTVAKLFNELGPRFANRAGGYTRILKCGFRAGDNAPMAYIELVDRPEVAAEAAAE
- the rpsH gene encoding 30S ribosomal protein S8, which produces MSMQDPIADMLTRIRNGQAANKVAISMPSSKLKVAIANVLAEEGYIESVKVVEGAKPELEITLKYFQNKPVVESIQRVSRPGLRIYKRKDELPKVMGGLGIAVVSTSKGVMTDRAARQAGLGGEIICYVA
- the rplE gene encoding 50S ribosomal protein L5, giving the protein MAKLHDYYRDTVVNELKEKFNYSSVMQVPRIEKITLNMGVGEALTDKKLLDNAVADLTAISGQKPLITKARKSVAGFKIRQGYPIGCKVTLRGERMWEFFERLITIAVPRIRDFRGLNAKSFDGRGNYSMGVREQIIFPEIDYDKVDRVRGLDITITTTAKSDEEGQALLAAFNFPFRK
- the rpsE gene encoding 30S ribosomal protein S5, producing MSNIEKQAGELQEKLIAVNRVSKTVKGGRIMSFTALTVVGDGNGRVGFGYGKAREVPAAIQKAMEKARRNMINVALNEGTLQHPVKGSHTGSRVFMQPASEGTGIIAGGAMRAVLEVAGVRNVLSKAYGSTNPINVVRATIDALENMKSPEMVAAKRGKTVEEILG
- the rpsN gene encoding 30S ribosomal protein S14 — encoded protein: MAKQSMIARDVKRAKLADKFYAKREELKKIISDVNSSDGERWDAVLKLQTLPRDSSPIRQRNRCRQTGRPHGVLRKFGLSRIKVREAAMRGEIPGLKKASW
- the rplP gene encoding 50S ribosomal protein L16 — protein: MLQPKRTKFRKVHKGRNRGIAGGTEVSFGSFGLKAIGRGRLTARQIEAARRAMSRAVKRQGKIWIRVFPDKPITEKPLEVRMGKGKGNVEYWVALIQPGKVLYEMDGVSEEVARNAFALAAAKLPFKTTFVTKTVM